The Corvus hawaiiensis isolate bCorHaw1 chromosome 9, bCorHaw1.pri.cur, whole genome shotgun sequence genomic sequence cacaaaaaatactttaaatatatttttaagagcAACGTTCTATTTTTATACTGTACCTATGTTAAGAtacctttgcctttttttgcatCTACCACTCTCCAGCTACTGAGACTGGTATTTATTGACAAGTCAATTCTTTCTAAAGGATGTTTTTGACAACAATATTTCTCTTACTGtagtgaatttattttaaagtttgttaGTAATTAGATAACCGCTCCTCAATTTCATGCCCTGACATGGAGCTCACTCACAGAGCTTTACAGATTCTTAATTCCATTCCTAGATTTACATCTTAGTAAATTGCTTGAGACACAAGTTTTAATAGTTTTCCTTATTATTTCCTGCCTGCAAATGAGATGCTGACACACCATGCTGACATCCAGAATCATATTGACCATCTGAGATTTAATCCTAAGGTAAATCTctcaaaataccttttttttttttttttcttttttaagtcaTTCTTCTTTACCTCTAGGACTATGACTATCCCCTAAAACTATTTTGTCATCTTCATATTGTATTTCCCATTTATACAAATATATAGAACaacacagatatatatatattttttcacagagcagaaatatttgaagtatTTATACAATGAGACACTTTATACATCTAACTATCAACTCAAAAAATTGAATGCTACTGTTACAGTAAacatttcattaatattttgtaATTTGAGTTAAAGTTTTTTGTCTAGGTCCATAAGTGTTCTACACATTGTATCTATAACAAAGGTTCTCATTTTAACAGATACTTCCTCAGTCAGACTTTGCAAATGCCAGCATTGCCATTTCCTCAGGAGACATTGGGACACCACCTGATGTCATCACATTACGTGCTCCTGTCCCTGTACAACCTACACATGGTTTGCTTAAagcaagtaaataaaattacagtAACTATGCAAATGACTGTTTAATGTAATTTGATTACACTTTTGGGCCGAAATTGCAATTGATCAATCTTACCTTGTACATTATGTAGGACTGCAGCCTGCAACAGCAGCATCAGCACTACCAGCAGCTGGTACAATAGAAGCACAGTGTCTAAATCCTTCCAATTCACTGCCAGAACTAACACTAGGAGAAAAGATGTCTCAAATACTAAAGGATCAGACAGAGCAACTGACTAAGAAAGTAAGAACTCTGTTTCAATATATACTTTTCACTGATGCTCAAATTCCAAATTCACTTGGCAAATTCGTATAATAAAAGTCTAATATTTTGTCTTGAAGGTGGAAGACTTCTCTAAGCATATGACCCAGGAAACATTCTTTTTACAAGACAAAAAGCTggtaaattaatttatttattttgagcTATGTGACATGCACTTTAAGTGGCTGTAGACTTACACTTTTCTGGAAAGATGCTTGATATTTACCTCAAATGGATGTTTGCTCTTCCTCTCAGTTCAGACTGGAGGCATGAGTTTAAGAAGCAAAAATGAAGGTCTTCAGTAGGTGGATGAATTCTTTAATCTTTTAAGGATTCCAacttaaaactattttaaaaaggcCTGAAGTTGCCATGTAAGTTAGGAATTTTGACATGTAGGGCATCAgtttagaaatctttttttattattttacttaatAATATAATAGAGCAGTGCAGAGTATCAGGTGAATctataatattaaatattaaacaggactgctCCTGTTTAAATTCAGAGAACTACCAAAATTCTTCCCAACAGCACTGCAAATAGCATCTGGCTTACGTATCAAGACAGTGATAGCTACTTATGCTAAATTTTCGTGACATTTTGTATTGAATTATTTCTTATTGATAAAGGCATTAAATCAACTGAAAAGATACCTTGATGCCttggaaagaaattatttaagagCTAGAGAAGAGCACCACAACTTACAGCTGCAGAACCACAAGGACAAGCCTATCAGCCTTGGAGAGTTTGATCCTAGCAGGTTAGAAGAGAAGTGCTAAGTAGTATATCagtgtattttctttgtcttacaCCTTTTACTTCATTTATCCATTAGAGTTTTCCTGAAGTGAAAATATTATCTTCATGTGGTAAACCAAAAGTTGTTTGGCCAAAATTCACCTTGGGCTTTATATATGGGCTTTATATATCCTACTTGTAATTGGGATGTCTATTTGAttaattcaaatatttaaaagggaCTCTTTCACCTCcataaatttttttcctatgggAAATGTACTGCGATGTCCACCATGGTTATCAtagtaagaaataaaagatCACTTTATACAGTTTTAACTAACTGGATTGCAATTGGATTCAGAAGGGTGGAAGGAGGAATATTCAGACTTGGCATGCTGCTTGAAGACATTCAAGAACAAATGGATGGCAGCAAAGGCAGCCTGTCATCTTTGCTGACTTCCTGTGAATCTGCCCAGTCTTTTTGTGAGGTAACTGAGTTTTATTAAATACTACAATTATTCTGTTTTACTGATGCAAGTCTCAAGAACCTAAGTGCAGTTGTGTGATTGTATGTTCTCCTCTGGTAAGAGCATGATGCTTTTAGATAGCAtattactttaaaagaaaatatttttaatgaaatatgaaCTTCATAATATGTAATTAACTGCAACAGAAACCTAAGTATAAAAACACAGCTATACTGAATGTTCTTAGTTCCAGtttcaaaagcatttatttcacAGTAAGAAAATATGAGTAGctaatttaatttctgcaaagctgctttattTTGGGGAATTAATCACTATCATTTAATGGGAGGAAAGATTACTTTGTCCAAGATTCTTAAGCTGCAGAATTGTTAGAAGACCAAACAGTATTGTGCTATAGAAAATTTAGTTTACTCCTAATGGTAATTTTGTCACAGATCAtaaatacatatacacacacacccctccccccctcaaaaaaaaaatcttactgcCTTCTACAAATCTACAGGTAAATCTCAACCAGTGCTTTCACTATCAATGTTTTAGGTAACTTGGgcttcagagaaaaatgttaaGAGAACCTCAGGAGATGCTGTTTGGTAGGAGTCATGTCCTTGCAATGCAAGGCCCATGTACACGTGTGTCTATGCTATTGTTGCTTTCTACAGAGCTCGGTGGTTTCAAGCATTGCTTATCCTCCAGAAAGAAGAGGTACTGAAACTCCATTTCTTCACAAGAACCATGAGGGAGAAAGAAGTCAGACAACTGATTTAATCCCATCAACAAATCAACTTCCTTTAGAAAGCAAAAAGTGCAATCTTTGTCTTCACATGTAAGTGAAAACCTGGAAACAGCTGTTGaagtttttataaaaatatccGTAAAATTACTTGCTGAATAAGAAAATTGGGACAATTAAAATCTCTGAAAAGCAACAGGAATATTTCCAGAATAAAAATTCTACAGAATTCTGTAACTATATATCCAAGAATTCCTAACAGCCTGGTCTTCCTAACTTTCTCGGTCTGAAAGTATTTCCTGAAGCCAAAACACCACCATCACTTTCACCTAAGAGTTAAATCATACTTCTGTATAAAATTCATGACAGCCACACAAATTCAGGACGTGAATGATTAGTCAAAGTACAGTGCCAGTAAAAGATAATTTGCCAATATTTGTgtggtatttttaattaaacaagaAAAGGGAGGGATGCAGATCCTTACATAATTAACCATCAAAACCTTGTGAAAACTCTAGATACCATCTCCGCCCTCCTGGGAAGTATTTTAAGGTGTTATGCATCTCAATGAGAttagaaacataaaataaatggtCTCCCCTTAACCAATCTAAGGTTAAAAACAGAGAACTGAACTAAGTTCCAGTAAAGAAGCAGAGCTTCTGGGAAAAGAATGTATGCAGCATAGAACACAGTCATATTAGCCTAATTCTGTCAGATTATTTTATAGGGTAGATGTTAACAGTTGTCCAGTAAAACTCACCTAGCTTCCACTTCTATCTCTGTCATTGAAAGAATATTAGTTCAATCTTCTGATCATTATGTTCACGAATGGGTAGAAAATTTTCCAGCTAAACTTGGTGATCCTGTACACCCTAAGTTAAAAATAGACAACAAATAACACAAACAAGgaactttgttgttgttttctcagAAAGTACATCTGAAATACTCTTCTAATTATCTTAAGGCATTAAATTAAAGCCTTAATAACAGCTCAAAGTTACTAAGACACCAAGTCATCTTTAATGTATGTTGTATCAAAACACTATCAGTGGTAACAGATGGATGTATCTAAGATTTCATACTACTTTACTATTCCAAAACAGGATTATCGATACCTCTacttttaagcatttttaacaGGTGTGGTAAGTCAGGTGCTTTTGTCAGACTGTGTCCTTTAAAGAGTTCATTATTTTGCAACTggttaattattaatttaaactTCTGCTTACCACCTTTTCAGATAACTGATACAAGTAAAGTTCTTTCTGTGAATAAGTCTGATTTCTTCTCAGCTAAGAAGTGATCAGTCATTAATATAAGATGCTTGTAAGTCTCATCATAGAAATATTAAGATACAATTAAAATATCATTCTGTTTTCATGccaaaagaaatacaaacatccaggaaagaaaaactggaaCATCTTCGCTCTTTGTGCAGAGAAAACCAACTGATTTATCAGATACCAGCCCGAGTAAGTCATGATGGCAACACAAAGGTCTTAACTGTGCTTAAACCTGCTAGGGAATCCTATGAAGAAATACGCTCCTTTTATGTCTCAACATGAAAATTGTAGTTTTAACAGATGTCACTGCTTATCAGAGCACAAAACACtaagaataaaaaggaaactgaaaagaaCGCCAGGTCAAATTCACTGTGGAAGTGTCAGTGACAGACCAATGCAATGCAATTTTCAGTTAGATATGTAAGATTTTTAACTTGGTCAAACATTGAAACAGTTTGCTCTAGGGAGGCTGTGGTATCTCCATTCTCAGAGATATTCAGAACTTCACTGGACAGGGTTCTAAGCAACTTCATTTAAGCTGGTCTTTTGAGAGGGGACAGGGTCAGATGATCTCCAgaagtcctgtccaacctgaatTACCCTATAAATCTAATTCAGCTTTCTAGATAAGTTTCCAAATATTGCCACTGCTAACATTTTCAAGAGTGTGACAGTGACGTGCACACAATgctttgattttgctttttcttctgatgTGCATTTCATGTTCTAGAAGATGTTTCCAAGCTTGACAACTGAGACATTTTATATCAGTACTTCCACTTAAAGTTTTTTGATTCAACTTTGTTATTCTGCTTAAAAACAATTTTACCTTTCTGCTGCAGAATATTCTGAAGCTTTTAGTACCCAGCAACTAAAGGAGAATAGCATGAGCTATCCTGCATTGTTTTAAGTCTGAATATACaggttttcttatttctttatcAGCTGTCCTTGGTTTCTTTGTGATATCCTTTCAATTTAATATAATACACTGGGACCATTATTGTTTGTACTGCTTTGTGCAGTAGTTAAAGCAGTGCCACACTAGAGCTGGTCAAATTCTCATCCTATTCCTATTATGCTGCACTGTTTCCATAACACTATGGACAGGGAGATGGagaacttcatttaaaaaaaaaaaaaccaaccaattCTTAGTCTGAAAATAAGCACcaccaaaaaaataataaaaatctacaTTCAAGGCTTGCAGACAGGGCTGAAAGCTAATCTCAAATTCAATCCACACCCTCCTGGGGGTGAAAAGTACTTCCTCAAATTGCAGTAGCATTAATGGCAACAAAGGGCTCTGAAATTACAGTGCTGAAAGCCAAATAATTACCTGAGTACAGTAGCCAAAGTTTCTCATATTTCAGAcccttttaactttttttttgaattttagGCAGTGATTCAGAAGACTTCTCGGCCTATGACTCTTATGATGATTCACAAAGCAAGGACCTTGTCAACTGTGAAATTCTAAGTCACAAATCATTAAATAGGAGATTATGTGGCGAGAGAAAAGGTACAGTGATTGCAAAAATATTAACATGTACAAGGAAACATTGCGTATAGTGTGTTTTTCTAAACAACATGTCTCCGTTTCCAGGACTTAGATGCAGATGCTGCAGGGGAAGCAGATATCAAGTAAAACTCAGGAATTACAAAGAGTCTGTTCTGTCTTGTACcctatgtggaaaaaaaagttctggtTCAGCCTGTAAGTATGTGTTACTGAAATAATTAACAAACAGACTAGGTTTTAAGGGGCACAAACCCACAGTGCACATACCACGCCACATTTAATTTCGTATAACCGTCATTAGCACTGTAAATCCAACTTCTGCACACCTGGTCAAGCTTAATCTCCATGCACGACAGATCTAACTTTTTCTGGTCCTTTGTGAAAGGAATCCCTTTCATATTTCATTTATGGCAGAAATGTTTCGTTTTGCAGAGCCACataaaagaatatgaaaattaGGCATTACTGTGCCAACTTTTATAGTGCCAGCCATTACCTAACATAGTATAAACAAGTACTAAAGAAAATTCCAGCTCGACATTCATATTGTGTGACATGCAGCAAAGTCAAGGAaagcctaattaaaaaaaaaaaattacatgttgAACATCTGAACACCTACCTTTTAAAGTCACTTAGAATCTCTCTCTATCCTaagaaaaaattgcttaaagaaaaacataacaTTTCATCAAGAAGGAAGTATAAATTAGCTACTTGTCTCTAACAATCCTGTGAAACTATAAATCAAAGTAGTGTTCATGTAATTATTAGGATTATGACACTGATTATTCAACACTTCCCAACTGCAGTCTTTCACTGTATGAAATTGAATATAAATCTGCATTCCATTTGCCAACTAAACTCAAGAGCAAACACAAAAAGGTTAATCTGTCGTCATTTacaaaaaactttaaaacataTTCAAGTTTTATTCATCAGTGATAGTTACTTGATCTTTTATTTatgctaaagagaaaaaaatgttaaaatacacagaaaattaccttttttgttttaaacatggCCTCAACAACTCCAGCTTATTCACAGAAGAGAATCTCCACTCAAAAGgctcaaaaaaccaaacagccaAGTGATGTTGTAACCAGGCTTTGTGAAAGGTAAGCTGTAGCAGTAACTATGTAGTACAACAGAAAACCCCACTGTAGAAGATTCAGCATGGAAAAAACACACCAGTCTCATAAGCAGTGCATGATATATATTAGAATTTCACTCTTTAGTGGAACTAAAATATTTAGTGTAAGAACATGTGTAAATGATTCTTAGATTAGTGCTTCACTCCTTCTAATTTACTGAAGAGTAAGAATGTAACTCCTTTAGCTAACACATttagtaatgaaaaaaatttcatttgaagAGGATGTTTCCATTCAAAAATTCAAAAGTAGGCCTGTACTATTAGGATGCAGCTCTGTTTGCTACCAACTATTTCTCTATAAGTAACAATCCTACCTTTAATTGTTGTTACCATTCAATTATACTGtgagacagaaataaaatggatttGTAACAGTAGCACAGACTAGACTGAAATGCAAATGAGTTTTGTCACAGTATTTTTTGACAGCTTTACTCAATAGCAGTAATTGCCTGGAAGTACAGCAGCTGCACTTAAGAATCAGTGGCATAGAAGATTGTGAGAGAAAGTTACAGCAGCAAAAGAGTGGTGCTATTATGAGAAATTTCCTTACTCTGCATCCtagaacattttctttcttattgcAATACAGATGGAACACAAATAATGACGGGACTGTGCTTTACAATTCAATGGAAAATTCTACTCACCGTGAATTAACTTGCAACCGAGTGATATCAAGGTGTATGTATGTAATTCATAGTTTAGAAATCCTTTTTCTTACTTAAAttgtttgtattttattctaTGTGTCTTATCTTTAGGAAATCCTTTGGGGCTGCCAAAATCTGCTGTTCAAGCACATGTGGTACAATTATCCTTTCACATCAATCCATACCCAGCAAGAAATCTGCCCAAAGCAAATCTACAATCAAcatcagaaacagaaatgccaATGATTCCTATGCAAATGTAAGACTTCAGAGTGAAAATTAAAAGCCACACAACTTTTTGAAAGTATTACCTCCCTTCATCATGGCATGGTTAAACATCCCATTCTTAGCAAGCTGATTACTATAATCTAAGCATGTGTAGTCCATTTGAGGGTAAGACAAGAGGGAGTTCAAAACCCAAGCATTTTAGCTTATATGTTAGTATACTACGTCACATAGGCATGTACAGGCTTGTTATGCAACTTAGTCCCTGTATAAATGGTGAAAGAGACCAAAAAATAGCACTGGATCTTATCTCTAGAATTGTGTTTCATATACTGAAACAAAGTGTAGCTACACAAACCACTATCAAAACCTCAAGAAAGCCTTCTCAGTACCGAAAACGTGCACCACACTCGAGCTGATACATTGGAAAGGTGTAAATATCCCTCAGTTCAAATGAACACACAGtcaaagagagaaataattaaCAGATACTTCCAACTTGAATCCTGGAGCAGTTTATCACATAACTCAATTGTTACTTCTCAACACGTATTCAGAGTGAAAATCATGGACAAAACCTTAAACATCACCTTTTTCCTACACCTATGTATACATTTTCCTTCACTATTAACAAGGctacattttattatttccaaCAGATTTTAAGTTCTACTCTGGATCATGCCATAGAGATAGCAAACAGTTTGAAGAAAGCTACAGAACGAATGGTACAAGCAGTTTCAGAAGATCTAGctaaagttaaaagaaaacGGTTTTAATTACCTAGTTCAAATACTATATTGTTCTGCTGGTTCATACTGAAGTGTTAGTAtctctgcaaaaataaaatgatgACTACAAACATTAAAAAGTCAGCTCGCTAACTTTGTCAGCTGTTCTGTAACTATTAGTGCTAAACCAAACCAGAGCATAGTGCTAAACCAAACCAGAGCATATAGGTATTCCATGTTTACACTCAGAACtgtaaaacaaattattaattCTACTGGAAGTCTTAATAGGTTGGCTAATCCCCATTCCTGTGTACAGATACCTTCTCTAAGTATTCACTTAAGATAGTTTAATAAAAATTGGCTTAAACAAGCAAAATTAACTTTCTGACTTTGATTTTCCCCCCACTCCCAAGTGTGAGAATAAACCTCAGTCATTACTACATCTCTTTTCTTCCCACacttccacagcagctgcttaATCACACCAGAAGAAAACAGCCTCTGTACCTGAGACATCTAGAAGCAAACATCATGCTAACATACCAAGTCATAATGAACTTCTGGAATTACTTTGGTTTTAGAGTGCCCTACATTGAGAGTTGCTTGTTTTTAAGAAACTTCCTTGCATGTTGCAATGACCAAATTACACCATTTGTTGTTTATGTATTTGTAACAATTTAACTGGTTCCTTCAATGGGATGTCCTTAATTTGTCAGATGTATCTGGCCTTGAGATTTTAGCTGATGGTAAGTAGGTtggaaaattttcaaatattgtAGAAATTCAGTGGGCCAAGAAAAGTCAGctattattttccttctaacCATTTAACTGCAGTAATTAAAAGCAAGCAGACAGTTAACAGCCATGTTTTATATTCACTGAAGCCAAAGTATATAAGGACTGATGAAAAACAGATTAGAAAAGCCAGTGTATTCCTTAAAGAGGACAGTCATTTTCAGGGAAACCTGAGCAATTTCATCAGTGGTGGATGCAGAAATAATCCAGTCCCTGTTCATACAAGCAGCTATTGCTAAACTCACTGCCATGTGCCACTTACTCACACTAGCCTGAATCAATGGCTTTTCTCAGGGCTTCTTCCACCCTTCACAGCCAACAATACCATTCAACTCTTTTCCTCCTTAGCCGCTTACTGCAAATCCTCATAACTTCATCTACCTCTGCTTATTATCcttgtttttgctttatttagcTTAATGTTTGGAATGTCCCCATTAGTTGCAAATTAACTTAGTAGTTGAAGTAATTGTTGCAGCTTCCTAGATGCAATTAAAAAAGATTAATCTCTTTCATAGAAATCTCTCCACATCACAACAGCTAGACCTTTTGTTTATCCTGGATCCCtgagcctgctgctctgtgcctgacAGCAACTGCCTAAGAAAGATCATACTGAATAAGGCAATCACGTAGTGACATTTCCTCAGAACATTCTCTGGCAAATTGAAAGCCCAGAATCCTTCCACATCAGCAGTATCATTTATACTTATTAGCCCTACAAATACTTGTCTTATGTTGAGGAGTTTCCCCCCCATACAACAATTTAGAGCATGTCATTACTGCATGACATCACGGATGCTAAAGGTCCTTTTGTTCTGATTTGACAACGGCAGGTTTCATGTGTTACTTCACGCACTGAATAGGAAGATAACCCTTCAGTGTGAACACTAACAGGATTTTTGAGGCTTCCATCACACACTCcaccatctttttttccccttgatcaAGGATCCTAGTCTAGCCATTCTTGACATGAAAATTTTTCCACACCTTTGATTTTCCTTAGTCATTTCTGAATCTTGTCCAGATTTCCAGattcaactttaaaaaaatcaattgctGGGCCCACATGCAGCGTTAGGTAAGTATTTTAAGATGCATAATATGAAAATACAaactttcaaaattataatgTACCTTGTACATGTACTCTGAAATACTAAGATTTTGTTTATCCTGATATAACTCTTTCCCATTCTTGATAAAACTACTTTTGATCTAGAAGAAATGTAGCAGAGAAGatccttggggaaaaaaccctaaatatCTTGAACATAACTTCCACTTACTCCCTTCACAAGTTGTTTTGAGCCACATATTGGTGTCAGATTTCCTATCATAAAGCATCTCTATTATTCCACCTTTACAGTAACATTCGGCTTTGCTTTGCCTAATGGAAAAAGTGGGTAAGGGATACCAAAAAACCAGACTAAGACTTTTGAGTCATCAGCTTTCAGACTGAGCTAGTGATAGCACTTAGGCCTGAAGGAGGCACCTTGAAAAGGACTTAACTGCTGAATATACAGAAGTAATCCAAAATTTTGAGCTGGTATTTCTTCAACTCTacgcaattaaaaaaaaaaaaaaaaaagaaaaagaaaccaacacaATGGATTTTATATACTACTGAAATCAGTTATTTTGGTCCTTAAGTGTAATACTGATAAtagttattttcttctttacttaACTACTTTTCAGCTTtaggaatgggaaaaaatattgcaaCTACAATATATGGCTGTTACAACAAACTTGGGTTCTGCTTGCCAAAGGTGTGAGAAATATATACCATTTTAGTGTAATTTCTCAGCACCAATTTCAAAGTGTGACTCTTTAGTAAGAAAACGTTGGACACAGCATTTCTTAGATAAGTACTTTTACTCTGGATTTTTACGGCAATCCTTGGAGTTATAAACTAGAATTCAGAAAAACAATACAGatatttctgctgcatttttttaaggTTGTGCTGTACATGGCATTTGATGAATCAGTTGATTTAAGAGTGTTGCTTCTGTAGtcctatggaaaaaaaagtcagtgtaCATTCAATTCTGAACTCATTTAAGTGTATTTGAAAGCTACAGCCAACTTATTCTCATCACACCCCATGTCCTGCAACATTTTAGAATCATTATGTCATGTTCTCCCCTTTCATTCCTCTCTGATGTAGGGGGGGGAACTTGATCTTTTTCCACCTTCTAATTAACTCTGAATGAACTTACCTAAGAAAAATCTCTTAATGTATTAGTTAACCTGATagcaaaataaagggaaaaaacccaaaaccacaaaacaaaaaaaaaaatactcttatCATTGTAAAGAACGTAAATAAAAAGCCATGAGTAATCTATTCCTTTTCATTATGACATTTCTCTTAGATTCTACATGCAACAAATTAACATTAAGGCACATAAATACAACACCCCTTTAAAAGTTCAGTAATTttaattaagtaatttttaaagagaaatcaaaacatTACCAGTATTACAGAATTCATacaatttgattttttattcccttcaaaGCAAATGTAAGTATTTCTTTCTTAGTATATAAcaagatagaaaaaaaagtgaattctCTTGAATACATCAAGTTTTGTCATTTTGTttactttgtgcttttcttttccaaattacCAAGCCCTTTGAATTCAACtgcttcccttcttttcctctcctttctccttgccTCCACTTCCTCAAAGAGACATGCTTAGTTTTGGAATTTCTGTATCACAGGCAATTCAGCTTCTGAAACAGACTATGTAGACAATCATAAGGAATTTGCtaagaaattaacttttttaaaaagcttcagTAATAATCTCTGTATATACTTAAAGTGTACTTCAGTGCACGGTTGACAGCATTTATCCAAAGTTATTTACTGTGATTGGAACTGCTcaataattctgtgattaaCTATCTACTTAACCAGCACCATCTAAAAAGCTTTTAGATTTTTCACAATTACGcatatttaaagaatttttcagtgagttatttttacagaaaatactaCACCTTAAGACACTGTACTTGTATGAAACATTTCACCATAAACTCATATTTACAAATTTTCTCTTGAAGTCCCTACCCAAGAGCCTAGGCCTTTTTAATTCAgtcatttttagaaataaattctaTTATAGAAAGGTTTCACAGTTCTCAAAGACAATTCCAGTATACATATAATTACATAACTTTTACCATAATTAGTTAGGAACAAACATGCCCTTTTGAAAAAGCACTTGCAGTGTACCACTAAATAGAACCTAAGAAACACATGTGCTTGTCTTTTCATCTCTCTGCCTTCTACTCCCCCAAAAGCAGCAAATTTAAATTATAACATGACCTTCCATTAGGAACCATGTAGTACTGAAGTGCAGTATTTGGAAAAGTCAGTTCCATTAGAATATGTACACAGTGTTTGTCTTTTTAATGCATTATAAACATCCCCATATCTATTCATCCTTAATGCAGACCATATCCTTGGGTTTACTAAGGCTCTTCACTTCCTCCAGTAGTCTTTTAGGTGTCAAAATATGAGTAGAACCTGACAAGAGAACATAAGTATGAACTGTATCAGTCAAATTCTGACTTTCAGACATTCTCTCTTTAAAACATGAGTTACATGCCAGTGTTTTTTACTGTACCTGGAAAACTGACAAGTACAACAGTTCAAAGTGTTTTCATATAAAGCACCATCATGTAAGTGTCACCATTACATAGACCAtgtccctcttcccacactcaaaCATTCAGATCAGGATTCTTACTTTGAATACAACTTTCAAGTCGTGCTCTGCCCTGTTTGAAAGACAGGCTTGAACCTGGGCCACTTTTACTGTACTCAATTGTCCCAGCCTGCAAGAAACCTGCCATTCTGTGAAAGAGTGAATTAATGAATGAGAGGCTTTACCTTAGAATCAAGAAACTATCTGGATTCAAGATTATCACAAACAATGTGTTCCATAAAAATACCAGTTACAGAAAACTGGCTGTTACTGACTAACATTtccttgaaaaaacaaaatccaagtCTTGAGCAGCAAAGAAAATCCTTATTATTCTTCAGTAGTTCGCAACTACCTCTCTTATTCTCATAGAGAGTGATTATAAATTCTGCCATGAAGGGTCACCCTACAGTTCTGAAGGCAACAAGTAGTGTCACTCTGAATGGGCTAATATTCTTTGAGTTCTGAATCAGGAACACAGCCAAATTTTAATCTTTCAGTAATCCATATGGAAATTTGGCAAGTATCACCTCCCCTCAGAAATGAG encodes the following:
- the AKNAD1 gene encoding protein AKNAD1 isoform X2 encodes the protein METTKKCKLSDWMKAQMSNSLSDALGRSTDATEEEEDYLVYDGDVGISCKYNNNSDNLNDCTCTKGISGILNLACSEDNKNIKAAVNYETPLQPEEFSSHHRGTRGTTGVSAEMPGSEVCFKKELPVGSSSKPDSKDHVTTSKMSNVLLRHFSRGELLSTCHLIECETIPETSFTESIDDTGSKPEPSEHIKGPLVYEQRAMSSEEYPLEKHKEVKAHDKNENLLNENRSVSKEHILSGCRQEYSQLINETGDTHTFQNMKDERALFRRTVSPCELKCGRGQAHHCLPDFSEVASEVKVPKTPDTINSVPSLERAQPFPILLSKSATVNNILENQNFFNSAEVENQEEMGISELLRQLQMLTHHADIQNHIDHLRFNPKILPQSDFANASIAISSGDIGTPPDVITLRAPVPVQPTHGLLKARLQPATAASALPAAGTIEAQCLNPSNSLPELTLGEKMSQILKDQTEQLTKKVEDFSKHMTQETFFLQDKKLALNQLKRYLDALERNYLRAREEHHNLQLQNHKDKPISLGEFDPSRRVEGGIFRLGMLLEDIQEQMDGSKGSLSSLLTSCESAQSFCESSVVSSIAYPPERRGTETPFLHKNHEGERSQTTDLIPSTNQLPLESKKCNLCLHINTNIQERKTGTSSLFVQRKPTDLSDTSPSSDSEDFSAYDSYDDSQSKDLVNCEILSHKSLNRRLCGERKGLRCRCCRGSRYQVKLRNYKESVLSCTLCGKKSSGSASYSQKRISTQKAQKTKQPSDVVTRLCERKSFGAAKICCSSTCGTIILSHQSIPSKKSAQSKSTINIRNRNANDSYANILSSTLDHAIEIANSLKKATERMVQAVSEDLAKVKRKRF
- the AKNAD1 gene encoding protein AKNAD1 isoform X1: METTKKCKLSDWMKAQMSNSLSDALGRSTDATEEEEDYLVYDGDVGISCKYNNNSDNLNDCTCTKGISGILNLACSEDNKNIKAAVNYETPLQPEEFSSHHRGTRGTTGVSAEMPGSEVCFKKELPVGSSSKPDSKDHVTTSKMSNVLLRHFSRGELLSTCHLIECETIPETSFTESIDDTGSKPEPSEHIKGPLVYEQRAMSSEEYPLEKHKEVKAHDKNENLLNENRSVSKEHILSGCRQEYSQLINETGDTHTFQNMKDERALFRRTVSPCELKCGRGQAHHCLPDFSEVASEVKVPKTPDTINSVPSLERAQPFPILLSKSATVNNILENQNFFNSAEVENQEEMGISELLRQLQMLTHHADIQNHIDHLRFNPKILPQSDFANASIAISSGDIGTPPDVITLRAPVPVQPTHGLLKARLQPATAASALPAAGTIEAQCLNPSNSLPELTLGEKMSQILKDQTEQLTKKVEDFSKHMTQETFFLQDKKLALNQLKRYLDALERNYLRAREEHHNLQLQNHKDKPISLGEFDPSRRVEGGIFRLGMLLEDIQEQMDGSKGSLSSLLTSCESAQSFCESSVVSSIAYPPERRGTETPFLHKNHEGERSQTTDLIPSTNQLPLESKKCNLCLHINTNIQERKTGTSSLFVQRKPTDLSDTSPSSDSEDFSAYDSYDDSQSKDLVNCEILSHKSLNRRLCGERKGLRCRCCRGSRYQVKLRNYKESVLSCTLCGKKSSGSASTPAYSQKRISTQKAQKTKQPSDVVTRLCERKSFGAAKICCSSTCGTIILSHQSIPSKKSAQSKSTINIRNRNANDSYANILSSTLDHAIEIANSLKKATERMVQAVSEDLAKVKRKRF